Proteins from a genomic interval of Nostoc sp. 'Peltigera membranacea cyanobiont' N6:
- a CDS encoding AIPR family protein produces the protein MPKTWNIKIDNYFQANPNCIIATAHVDSFPTDLPLEPNIREPNRKSATYRQVFDSLTTEPEKFFSRHSGIVLSANKAKPVKNKTELELEVLEANEGGSDGIINGGHTVLGFEQAKNYNYNLSQARVKVTIHIGLSEESAKDIALASNTTTPVDSRSKVNARGDYKFIKQYLASLEQKEDRKFRIAYYQNQSGAPRNAQCNVNHLLKLINCLDRNRYNPDGNKRTKHPAGMSPPSNITDTERERLTALLPLLTHALWIEQRLYEIIQDHISNPRRKGSNDLASIDIRKTTLLPDSKYSFGFGAPTDLALPIIASYRVFLDKDYKWILPFNEFAEDFLQHLWNNYFRKYLVSEKTAGNTVGTKISRNQEIWESLYISAQSYLNQHLMKMVNSSKAESEAKLTQGTKGRVQAGNK, from the coding sequence ATGCCCAAGACTTGGAACATCAAGATAGATAACTATTTTCAAGCCAACCCCAATTGCATCATCGCCACTGCTCATGTAGACTCGTTCCCCACAGACCTCCCCCTAGAACCGAACATCCGGGAACCAAACCGCAAAAGCGCGACCTACAGACAAGTCTTCGACTCACTGACAACCGAACCCGAAAAATTCTTCTCTCGTCACAGTGGAATCGTTCTGTCAGCTAATAAAGCTAAACCTGTCAAGAACAAAACTGAACTGGAGCTAGAAGTCTTAGAAGCTAACGAGGGGGGCAGCGATGGGATTATCAACGGTGGCCACACAGTATTAGGGTTTGAGCAAGCGAAAAATTATAACTACAATTTAAGTCAAGCCAGAGTAAAAGTTACCATCCACATCGGACTCTCGGAAGAATCAGCCAAGGATATAGCCCTGGCTTCAAATACCACAACGCCAGTAGATTCTCGCTCCAAAGTCAACGCCAGGGGTGATTACAAATTCATCAAGCAGTATTTAGCTTCCTTAGAGCAGAAGGAAGATAGAAAATTCCGCATCGCTTATTATCAAAACCAAAGCGGCGCTCCCAGAAATGCCCAATGTAATGTGAACCATTTGTTGAAGTTGATTAACTGCCTCGATAGAAATAGATACAACCCTGACGGCAATAAACGAACCAAACACCCAGCAGGGATGAGTCCTCCATCTAACATCACAGACACGGAAAGGGAAAGATTAACTGCACTTTTGCCTCTCTTGACTCATGCTCTGTGGATAGAGCAAAGACTCTACGAAATAATCCAAGACCATATCAGCAATCCCAGAAGAAAGGGTTCCAACGACCTAGCATCAATTGATATACGTAAAACTACATTGTTGCCTGACAGCAAGTATTCTTTTGGGTTTGGTGCGCCAACTGACCTGGCACTACCGATAATTGCGTCCTATCGGGTATTTCTGGATAAAGACTATAAATGGATTCTGCCGTTTAACGAATTTGCCGAAGATTTCCTCCAACACCTGTGGAATAACTACTTCCGTAAATACTTGGTGTCGGAGAAAACAGCAGGAAATACAGTAGGTACAAAAATCAGCCGCAATCAAGAGATTTGGGAAAGTTTGTATATCTCGGCGCAGAGTTATCTAAATCAGCACTTGATGAAAATGGTTAACTCTAGTAAGGCAGAATCAGAAGCCAAGTTGACACAAGGTACAAAAGGGCGTGTGCAAGCAGGTAATAAATAA
- a CDS encoding ParB/RepB/Spo0J family partition protein, with translation MCARNTPNLTNYFSGAKQSQQLSQAEEEIQQLRAEIEELRDKNSGELERQLEELRTQLQSQIGILSIPIEQIEPNIEQPRQTFLTESLESMSRSLTSDGQLQPIILIQRENHLLIFDGERRWRSAKALGWQTLEAVIIPEPTGLHRKALLTSLHREDLNPLDKAEAIARELSTITGLEFQDIPRILSTVVRRLNSQKRITSLVDLITADAKKQEKELESLDLSDSERAILSLLLDLQLNPASIDANIFPMLSLAEDLKLAIRAGLKGVHAMALQKLSAKNLGLTEQKAKSIREETTHKVIVEKLSVIATRKLVAEVIASESELAVTKNTKKKAVSQASSRLQQLSLELLKQANPAELIELQEVLRHKLVEIEKVLKQN, from the coding sequence ATGTGCGCTCGTAACACTCCTAATCTTACAAATTATTTTTCAGGTGCGAAGCAATCTCAGCAATTATCTCAAGCAGAGGAAGAAATACAGCAATTAAGAGCAGAGATTGAAGAACTTCGTGACAAAAATTCTGGCGAGTTGGAAAGACAATTGGAAGAGTTGCGAACACAACTTCAGTCCCAAATAGGTATTTTGTCAATTCCTATCGAGCAAATAGAGCCAAATATAGAACAACCTAGACAAACATTTTTAACTGAAAGTCTTGAATCTATGTCTCGCTCTTTAACTAGTGATGGACAGTTGCAACCAATTATTCTGATTCAAAGGGAGAATCATTTATTAATTTTTGACGGAGAGCGACGCTGGCGCAGTGCTAAAGCTTTAGGTTGGCAAACCTTGGAAGCAGTTATTATTCCAGAGCCAACTGGTTTACATCGTAAAGCACTATTAACTTCTCTACATCGAGAAGACCTTAATCCTTTGGATAAAGCCGAGGCGATCGCGCGTGAATTGTCTACAATTACTGGATTAGAATTTCAAGATATTCCGCGTATTCTTTCAACAGTAGTTCGACGTTTGAATAGTCAAAAGCGTATAACATCACTGGTGGATTTAATAACAGCAGATGCAAAAAAACAAGAAAAAGAACTAGAGTCTTTAGATTTAAGCGACTCAGAACGAGCAATCTTAAGTCTACTGTTAGATTTACAGCTAAATCCTGCTTCTATAGATGCCAATATTTTTCCAATGCTATCTTTAGCAGAAGACCTAAAACTTGCCATAAGAGCAGGACTTAAAGGTGTTCATGCAATGGCTCTACAAAAACTTTCCGCAAAAAATTTGGGATTGACTGAACAAAAAGCCAAATCTATTAGGGAAGAGACGACGCACAAAGTAATAGTAGAAAAGTTGTCTGTTATTGCTACTCGAAAATTAGTAGCTGAAGTAATAGCATCTGAGTCCGAGCTAGCAGTAACCAAAAATACGAAGAAAAAAGCAGTATCCCAAGCATCTAGTCGTTTGCAACAACTCTCTTTAGAGTTGCTCAAGCAAGCTAACCCTGCTGAATTAATAGAATTACAAGAAGTCTTACGTCACAAATTAGTAGAAATTGAAAAAGTACTAAAACAAAATTAA
- a CDS encoding ParA family protein, protein MQIRLAVISNAGGSGKTTLSVHLAYDLAKRKYNVALLDLDPQGSLTLFCGLNPPEPEQTLAGVLKDQFDGVWPLTPCWSHYTNNVVVCQGGMVLTQTADELVLHKRGAYLLADCLTDYPLAHDVVIFDCPATLGPLPLMALAACTHIIIPVQLEPKSIQGAAHLLEWYYYHCKHLRLNPTPEILGFVPNQYDVRRSTHRQMLAGLPEQLQQMKIRAFPAIRDSAEFVNASGQGLPLHIYRPSHPAKDDFKETTSHIVTLIGKPKTTKKTK, encoded by the coding sequence ATGCAAATTCGATTAGCAGTAATTAGCAACGCTGGAGGCAGTGGTAAGACTACACTTTCAGTTCATTTAGCTTACGACTTAGCAAAACGCAAGTACAATGTAGCCCTACTAGACCTAGACCCACAAGGCTCATTAACGTTATTCTGTGGTTTGAATCCACCAGAGCCAGAACAGACTTTAGCAGGAGTTCTCAAAGATCAATTTGATGGTGTTTGGCCATTAACTCCTTGCTGGAGCCACTACACCAATAATGTTGTCGTATGCCAAGGGGGAATGGTATTAACCCAAACAGCAGATGAACTTGTCCTACACAAAAGAGGAGCCTACCTTTTAGCCGACTGTTTAACAGATTATCCACTAGCACACGACGTAGTTATTTTTGATTGCCCGGCAACCCTTGGCCCTTTACCTTTAATGGCTCTAGCTGCTTGTACACATATTATTATCCCCGTACAGCTAGAACCAAAATCAATTCAAGGTGCAGCACATTTATTGGAATGGTACTACTATCATTGCAAACACTTACGTTTAAACCCAACTCCAGAAATTTTAGGATTTGTTCCCAATCAATATGATGTTCGCAGAAGTACTCATAGACAGATGCTTGCAGGATTGCCTGAACAGTTGCAACAGATGAAGATTCGAGCATTTCCAGCAATCCGGGATAGCGCAGAATTTGTCAATGCCAGTGGTCAAGGTTTACCATTGCATATTTACCGTCCTAGTCATCCTGCTAAAGATGATTTTAAAGAAACTACTTCTCATATTGTGACTTTAATTGGAAAACCTAAGACAACTAAAAAGACAAAATAA
- a CDS encoding pirin family protein, with the protein MVILQLIEPEVKDLGGFVARRSLPYLNRQMVGPFIFFDHVGPSVLPPNKGIDVRPHPHINLATVTYLFDGALMHRDSLGTVQEIQPGAVNWMMAGKGIVHSERSPDIDRQNEATIHGIQTWVALPVEYEETEPSFAHYPAQTLPTWEENGAIIKLIAGVADGYTSPVKVFSPILYLDVVLSANAHFTIPTDYSERAVYSVTEGLSINGQPLEPYRLAILEPVGEIRVSAAAAARCIVIGGEPLGTRYKWWNFVSSRPERIEQAKADWRDCRFANVPDETELIPLPEVVTEANPF; encoded by the coding sequence ATGGTAATACTTCAACTTATTGAACCTGAAGTTAAAGATTTGGGAGGGTTTGTTGCACGTCGTAGCTTGCCATATTTGAATCGCCAAATGGTTGGGCCGTTTATCTTCTTTGATCATGTTGGGCCGTCTGTTTTGCCACCCAACAAAGGCATCGATGTCAGGCCACATCCGCATATCAATCTCGCCACCGTAACTTACTTGTTTGATGGTGCTTTGATGCACCGTGATAGTTTAGGCACTGTACAGGAAATTCAACCAGGTGCTGTGAACTGGATGATGGCAGGAAAGGGGATTGTACATTCAGAGCGATCGCCCGACATTGATCGTCAAAATGAAGCTACCATTCATGGCATTCAAACCTGGGTCGCCTTGCCTGTGGAATACGAAGAAACCGAGCCAAGCTTTGCTCACTATCCTGCCCAAACTCTTCCTACTTGGGAAGAGAATGGCGCCATCATCAAACTCATTGCAGGAGTTGCAGATGGCTACACCTCACCTGTCAAAGTTTTCTCGCCTATTCTTTACTTAGATGTGGTGCTGTCTGCCAATGCTCACTTTACTATCCCCACTGATTATTCAGAGAGAGCAGTATACAGCGTCACAGAAGGTTTAAGCATTAATGGGCAGCCGCTAGAGCCATATCGCCTCGCTATCCTAGAACCAGTGGGTGAAATAAGAGTTTCTGCTGCTGCTGCTGCTCGATGTATTGTTATTGGTGGTGAACCATTGGGTACACGCTACAAATGGTGGAATTTTGTTTCTAGCCGACCAGAGCGAATAGAGCAAGCAAAAGCCGATTGGCGAGACTGCCGCTTTGCTAACGTGCCAGATGAAACAGAGTTGATTCCACTACCAGAAGTAGTGACAGAGGCCAATCCCTTTTAG